One stretch of Halapricum desulfuricans DNA includes these proteins:
- a CDS encoding glycosyltransferase family 2 protein, with protein sequence MKISLVVPTYNRINFLDSLISSLECANEEFELIIVDDASDTEVKRVVSRHKLGKYVAGEGKGAMYARQRGVEHADGDIIGFLEDDMTVDPNFLKPIINSFKRGENIVQSRLIEQDKRITDFPKSIYRWNFEHSTNFNAKNKKYISVCQESGLFVSAEILDSYPVLNSDLVGDYGSSIDFSLRVRSSGRDILFNPNSKIYHHKAEFGGTIEMNEKSRARSEEDIQCSNFYKEYYHNLTYIHSKYFKRYLLFSILYHIIKIMARAIKYREAQCVSVCVTGMIIGLNKGIR encoded by the coding sequence ATGAAAATATCTCTGGTGGTCCCTACATACAATCGAATAAATTTTTTGGATAGTTTAATATCTTCTTTAGAGTGTGCAAATGAGGAGTTTGAGTTAATAATAGTTGATGATGCGTCAGACACAGAAGTAAAGAGGGTCGTCTCCAGGCATAAACTCGGAAAGTACGTTGCAGGCGAGGGGAAAGGAGCAATGTATGCAAGACAAAGGGGAGTAGAACATGCAGATGGCGATATTATTGGATTTCTGGAAGATGATATGACTGTTGATCCAAACTTTCTTAAGCCAATAATAAATTCATTCAAAAGAGGAGAGAATATAGTCCAATCAAGATTAATTGAACAAGATAAAAGAATTACGGACTTCCCAAAAAGCATCTATAGATGGAACTTTGAACACAGTACAAATTTCAATGCAAAAAATAAAAAATATATATCTGTGTGCCAAGAGTCTGGTTTATTCGTCTCGGCGGAGATCTTAGATTCCTACCCAGTACTAAATTCTGACCTTGTCGGAGACTATGGATCTTCAATAGATTTTTCTTTGAGAGTTCGTTCATCGGGTAGAGATATCCTTTTCAATCCCAATTCTAAAATATATCATCACAAAGCTGAATTTGGAGGAACTATTGAAATGAATGAGAAGTCAAGAGCGAGATCCGAAGAAGATATTCAGTGTTCTAACTTTTACAAGGAGTATTATCATAACCTGACATACATCCACTCAAAATATTTTAAAAGATATTTATTATTTTCAATTTTATATCATATAATCAAAATAATGGCACGAGCAATAAAATATCGTGAAGCACAATGTGTTTCAGTGTGTGTCACAGGCATGATTATTGGGCTAAATAAAGGGATAAGGTAG
- a CDS encoding glycosyltransferase family 4 protein: MRKENSRTMRVCYITNGLKMGHYHYAQNLLGGLGGVEDLTVDTFYIDEDEAAEFPGSDSMRPLATTTRRTRSLNILATLFYHVHFLAYLLVSRPDVVHFNTVFRNQYHTYGLTLLGKLTGIRVVRTVHEVTAERLRDVSRAERRTAYLHLRTCDHLIVHSEDVRSDLQSSGVETATTVLPHGNYLFFREHLDPDVDPPLPIDTGPVVLFFGPKYHKGIDIFADAVTQVDASFTTWIVGAIADDATEYVQRIESQPRTYVDRGYIPDEAISDYFHHADVVVLPYRSGTTSGAVHLARAFETAVVTSPLTYFTDVIEHRVDGYVLSENTPIALADALGEIVSSSNLMRRLAETGLETERSSRFDWRRFAKETARIYKVNGDSDADK, from the coding sequence GTGCGCAAGGAGAACTCACGAACGATGCGGGTCTGTTACATAACTAACGGATTGAAGATGGGGCACTACCACTACGCGCAGAACCTGCTTGGGGGGCTCGGCGGGGTGGAGGACCTCACGGTCGATACGTTCTACATTGACGAAGACGAAGCAGCCGAGTTCCCTGGCTCGGATTCGATGCGCCCTCTGGCGACGACAACTCGGCGAACGCGTTCGTTGAATATCCTCGCTACGTTGTTTTACCACGTTCACTTTCTGGCTTACTTGCTCGTCTCTCGTCCTGATGTCGTTCACTTCAACACGGTCTTCCGGAACCAGTATCACACGTATGGGCTGACGCTTCTGGGGAAGCTCACAGGAATTCGTGTCGTTCGGACAGTGCACGAAGTGACGGCTGAACGATTGCGGGACGTGTCGCGTGCCGAGAGGCGAACTGCCTATCTCCACCTCCGAACGTGTGATCACCTGATCGTCCACTCCGAAGACGTCAGAAGCGACCTCCAGTCCAGCGGCGTCGAAACGGCAACGACAGTCCTGCCACACGGGAACTATCTCTTCTTTCGAGAGCATCTCGACCCGGACGTCGACCCGCCGCTTCCGATCGATACCGGACCCGTGGTTCTGTTTTTCGGGCCGAAATATCACAAGGGTATCGACATCTTTGCAGACGCAGTGACACAGGTCGACGCGTCGTTCACGACCTGGATCGTGGGGGCTATCGCGGATGATGCTACGGAATACGTCCAGCGAATCGAGTCACAGCCACGGACGTATGTCGATAGGGGATACATTCCCGACGAAGCGATCTCGGACTACTTCCATCACGCGGACGTGGTGGTCCTCCCGTATCGATCGGGAACCACCAGTGGTGCCGTCCACCTCGCCCGGGCGTTCGAGACTGCAGTCGTCACGTCCCCCCTCACGTATTTCACTGACGTCATCGAACATCGTGTAGACGGCTATGTGCTGTCTGAGAACACGCCGATCGCGCTCGCAGATGCACTCGGCGAGATTGTCTCGTCATCTAATCTGATGCGTAGACTCGCTGAAACGGGCCTCGAAACGGAACGATCATCGCGGTTCGACTGGAGACGGTTCGCAAAAGAGACAGCCCGCATCTACAAAGTGAATGGTGATTCTGATGCTGATAAGTGA
- a CDS encoding glycosyltransferase family 39 protein, with the protein MATRQRQGFVVFVVALFVRAVAAVVTTLTTLNPDSTADAVAFARVANTVAEHLAQGRLTTPGEGYIYDLWGSFLAPFWLLPGPSGLYARLGNALLAAFAIYNVYLIARTYHSHRAGVLAALPMIFYPSFVAVHSTVLREAIVLFGITTAARLVVVSSRYYSRRLTYPLAGVTLYMAYIMRTDNGIIYAAAIVAALATHAVMRTSNPGRVVGIGTGLSVVGFVLALPLVRDAVEQLARIRNVRAFGRAVYLPDVVPRTVLELLAFSWIGAAYFLYAPFPWMIETVPDVLVSIEGVVSIGFTVAGVWGVRWLAQRELPITVGLLVGLLVAVTLYGVGTANYGTGMRHRQMFLWVVFLFGAIGLAERIAFRIPTLRHRESTRPSRLD; encoded by the coding sequence ATGGCCACGAGACAGAGACAGGGTTTCGTTGTCTTCGTCGTCGCGTTGTTCGTGCGGGCCGTCGCGGCAGTCGTCACGACCCTCACGACGCTCAATCCGGATTCGACAGCCGACGCCGTTGCGTTCGCCAGAGTCGCAAATACCGTCGCGGAGCACCTCGCGCAGGGGCGGCTGACGACGCCGGGCGAGGGATACATCTACGACCTCTGGGGATCGTTTCTCGCCCCGTTCTGGCTGTTGCCGGGGCCGAGCGGGTTGTACGCACGCCTCGGGAACGCGCTGCTCGCCGCGTTCGCCATCTATAACGTCTATCTCATCGCCCGAACGTATCACTCCCATCGGGCTGGCGTACTCGCTGCTCTGCCGATGATCTTCTACCCGAGCTTCGTCGCCGTCCATAGCACGGTGTTGCGCGAGGCGATCGTCCTGTTCGGAATTACGACGGCAGCCCGCCTGGTAGTCGTTTCGTCCCGGTACTACTCTCGTCGGCTCACGTATCCGCTCGCCGGCGTCACACTGTATATGGCCTACATCATGCGAACAGACAACGGTATCATATACGCAGCAGCGATCGTGGCGGCGCTCGCAACCCACGCAGTCATGCGGACATCGAACCCGGGCCGAGTGGTTGGGATCGGGACCGGACTTTCAGTGGTGGGGTTCGTTCTCGCGTTGCCACTTGTTCGGGACGCCGTTGAACAACTAGCCAGAATCCGCAACGTCAGGGCGTTCGGTCGGGCCGTGTACTTGCCCGACGTCGTTCCCCGGACCGTGCTCGAGTTGCTGGCGTTTAGCTGGATTGGGGCCGCGTACTTCCTGTACGCGCCGTTCCCGTGGATGATCGAGACCGTTCCGGATGTCCTGGTCAGTATCGAGGGTGTCGTCAGCATCGGATTCACGGTCGCGGGCGTGTGGGGCGTGCGCTGGCTGGCACAGCGGGAGCTCCCGATAACTGTCGGGCTCTTGGTCGGGTTGCTCGTCGCGGTAACGCTGTACGGAGTCGGAACAGCCAACTACGGGACTGGTATGCGACACCGCCAGATGTTCCTCTGGGTCGTGTTCCTCTTCGGTGCGATCGGTCTGGCTGAGCGGATTGCGTTCAGGATACCGACACTGCGGCACCGCGAAAGTACACGGCCGTCACGACTTGACTGA
- a CDS encoding alkaline phosphatase family protein: MTDNTVLCIGLDAACFEQITPLVEQGDMPNLERLLDQGVSGPLVTTTPPWTPSAWPSITTGTTPWTHGIYDFYDHTGEQPQLVSARDLHVPYLWDYLDAAGETPIVVNVPVTHPIYRMSGSVVPGYLAPEGSDVLIDGEPSPQSTLAEDYRIYARKTDTREETIAENERLVESRVTVAETLADRHDWSFMMVQFQRTDAIFHTMGHDSDAVRRVYRAVDRAIGRLLALVDDDATVIVVSDHGIHEYERTFRCNTWLRDRGQLQTAAESERHSWGETTKPTADGTDGAPSTVDRLLGASLTALRRVGLTPQRADKALSVVGLAEPIRRLLPDELILNAADHVDWSASEAYCRSVSSLGIRCNVDGRDPDGVIPAEQFEEVREELISALRAVRAPDGEPVFETVYDRHDRHGSDVPNERSAPDIVFRPNRMAWKVTDVVREPVFEETDEFSHTYEGLFVATGPSIDPADDVELDATAVAPLVLQSFGYRPAPVMDGTVPPKIRNATALTQVPEPGEHSYLSGAVGDDAGTVTDRLEQLGYLE; the protein is encoded by the coding sequence ATGACGGACAACACTGTACTCTGTATCGGCCTCGACGCCGCCTGCTTCGAGCAGATCACCCCGCTGGTGGAGCAGGGCGATATGCCGAACCTCGAACGTTTGCTCGATCAGGGCGTCTCGGGTCCGCTGGTGACGACGACTCCACCCTGGACGCCGTCAGCCTGGCCGTCTATCACCACGGGGACGACGCCCTGGACCCACGGTATCTACGATTTCTACGACCACACGGGCGAGCAACCACAGCTGGTCAGCGCCAGAGACCTGCACGTCCCGTATCTCTGGGACTATCTCGACGCGGCCGGAGAGACGCCGATCGTCGTCAACGTGCCCGTGACACACCCGATCTACCGGATGTCCGGAAGCGTCGTTCCGGGGTATCTCGCTCCCGAGGGAAGCGACGTGCTGATCGACGGCGAGCCGTCCCCCCAGTCGACGCTCGCCGAGGACTACCGGATCTACGCTCGGAAGACCGACACTCGCGAGGAAACGATCGCGGAGAACGAACGGCTGGTCGAGTCGCGGGTGACGGTGGCCGAGACGCTCGCTGACCGCCACGACTGGTCGTTCATGATGGTCCAGTTCCAGCGGACCGACGCGATCTTCCACACGATGGGCCACGACAGCGACGCCGTCCGACGCGTGTACCGAGCGGTCGATCGGGCGATCGGCAGGTTGCTTGCGCTCGTCGATGACGACGCGACGGTCATCGTCGTCTCCGACCACGGGATCCACGAGTACGAACGCACGTTCCGGTGTAACACCTGGCTCCGGGACCGGGGACAGCTACAGACCGCTGCCGAATCGGAACGACACTCGTGGGGCGAAACGACGAAGCCGACAGCCGACGGGACGGACGGAGCGCCTTCGACCGTCGATCGGCTCCTCGGGGCCTCGCTGACGGCGCTTCGTCGCGTCGGTCTCACGCCCCAGCGCGCCGATAAGGCGCTGTCAGTGGTCGGGCTGGCGGAGCCGATCCGGCGGCTGCTCCCCGACGAACTAATTCTCAACGCCGCGGATCACGTCGACTGGTCGGCTTCGGAGGCGTACTGTCGGTCCGTCTCGTCGCTCGGCATCCGCTGCAACGTCGACGGGCGCGACCCGGACGGCGTGATCCCGGCCGAGCAGTTCGAAGAGGTGCGCGAGGAACTGATCAGCGCACTCCGAGCGGTCAGGGCACCCGACGGCGAGCCGGTGTTCGAAACAGTCTACGACAGACACGACCGCCACGGGAGCGACGTTCCGAACGAGCGCTCCGCCCCGGACATCGTGTTTCGGCCGAACCGCATGGCGTGGAAGGTAACCGACGTGGTTCGAGAGCCGGTCTTCGAGGAAACCGACGAGTTCAGCCACACCTACGAGGGACTGTTCGTCGCGACAGGGCCGTCGATCGATCCGGCCGACGATGTCGAACTGGACGCGACCGCGGTCGCACCGCTTGTCCTGCAGTCGTTCGGATACCGGCCCGCTCCAGTGATGGACGGAACCGTACCACCGAAAATTCGCAATGCGACGGCGCTCACTCAGGTCCCGGAACCCGGAGAGCACTCCTATCTGTCGGGAGCAGTCGGCGACGACGCAGGGACAGTGACAGATCGACTGGAGCAACTGGGATACCTCGAGTAG
- a CDS encoding glycosyltransferase encodes MASEEPIRITYLINTLGVGGAERGMARLFSGLSPNRFDVTVIGLATRGGGIVDLLPDHVTVIDLGMDSPRDATRLWTVWRELSGTDVLVTSLYHATQVGRVLGTLRRVPVILSWQHNERLDSSLRQRLFGLLSTLDTTVLADSEAAVTGAVESGVPPEKVHRVPIAGIDLDEYEPVSHGPRDTVTVGTVGRLAAQKNMHAVLDVAASLQNEPLEFRIAGEGPQRDELEKRIRAESIDNVTLEGFVDSVPHFLSGLDVYFQPSVREGLCVTVVEAMAAGLPVVGSAVGGITETVVPGETGMLEEPSSTDAFVDDILELSTDYEMRATYGTAGRERVAEHYSRERLVKEFLEVVEQNVPNSRI; translated from the coding sequence ATGGCCTCTGAGGAGCCAATCCGGATCACGTATCTGATCAACACGCTCGGCGTCGGCGGTGCGGAACGGGGTATGGCTCGCCTGTTCTCGGGTCTATCGCCCAACCGCTTCGACGTCACGGTCATTGGGCTTGCGACTCGTGGCGGGGGAATCGTCGATCTGCTTCCCGATCACGTAACGGTGATCGATCTCGGGATGGACTCGCCACGCGACGCAACTCGGCTGTGGACCGTCTGGCGAGAGCTCTCCGGGACGGACGTGCTCGTCACGTCGCTCTATCACGCCACTCAGGTCGGGCGTGTACTCGGGACGCTCCGCCGGGTTCCCGTAATATTGAGCTGGCAACACAACGAACGTCTCGACAGTTCTCTTCGGCAGCGACTGTTCGGCCTCCTGTCCACTCTCGACACGACTGTGCTGGCGGACTCGGAGGCGGCCGTGACGGGTGCTGTCGAATCGGGAGTACCTCCCGAGAAAGTTCATCGCGTGCCGATAGCGGGAATCGATCTCGACGAGTACGAGCCGGTCTCGCACGGTCCCCGGGACACCGTCACGGTCGGGACCGTCGGGCGGCTGGCAGCGCAGAAGAACATGCACGCCGTTCTCGATGTGGCTGCGTCGTTGCAAAACGAACCGCTCGAGTTCCGAATCGCCGGCGAAGGGCCTCAACGTGACGAACTTGAGAAACGGATACGGGCCGAGTCGATCGACAACGTCACGCTCGAAGGGTTCGTCGACAGCGTCCCGCATTTCCTGAGCGGTCTCGACGTCTACTTTCAGCCCTCTGTCCGGGAGGGGCTCTGTGTCACAGTCGTCGAAGCGATGGCCGCCGGGCTGCCGGTCGTCGGGAGTGCCGTCGGCGGGATCACCGAGACCGTCGTGCCGGGTGAGACCGGAATGCTCGAAGAGCCGTCCTCAACGGACGCTTTCGTGGACGACATCCTCGAGTTGAGTACCGATTACGAGATGCGGGCCACATACGGGACAGCCGGTCGCGAGCGCGTTGCGGAACACTACTCTCGAGAGCGACTGGTCAAAGAGTTTCTGGAGGTAGTCGAACAAAACGTTCCGAACAGTAGAATTTGA
- a CDS encoding glycosyltransferase family 4 protein, with amino-acid sequence MTVHRPRVFQFITRLLDGGAEAHLIETVRHLDKYDVTVGHGAFYHDSQVERLEREGVTTEVFPLVRHYNPVTAVPAVFSVAQYLRRNDFDIVHTNSTEAGIIGRFAAAIADVPVVVHTVHGVPFADDRNALLNRFVLACERLAARHTDQIVTNADVMAEAYLDRGIGTLDQYATIPSGVDLEPFRDASPAEDLPGERPRVVMIGRLADGKGFDVLLDAVADIRQEASVCLVGDGPLADTLESDIETRGFSDRVFLTGYRDDVPRVLAASDVLVLPSFREGTPRVITEAMAAGLPVVATDIAGIPKQVEHGESGYLIPPGDDAALADRLNELLADPQLRERFGRRGSERATRFSVEAMVDATTDLYESLLSASRVHTGR; translated from the coding sequence ATGACCGTACACCGTCCTCGCGTGTTTCAGTTCATCACGCGGCTGCTCGACGGCGGTGCCGAGGCACACCTCATCGAGACCGTTCGTCACCTGGACAAGTACGACGTCACTGTCGGACACGGGGCGTTCTATCACGATTCTCAGGTCGAACGTCTCGAACGCGAGGGCGTCACGACGGAGGTATTCCCGCTGGTCCGCCATTACAACCCCGTCACAGCGGTGCCAGCCGTCTTCTCCGTCGCCCAATATCTCCGTCGAAACGACTTCGATATCGTCCACACCAACAGCACGGAGGCAGGCATCATCGGGCGGTTCGCCGCCGCTATCGCCGACGTTCCGGTCGTCGTTCACACGGTCCACGGAGTTCCGTTCGCTGACGACCGCAACGCCCTGCTGAACCGGTTCGTACTCGCGTGTGAGCGTCTCGCCGCACGCCACACTGATCAGATCGTCACGAACGCGGACGTCATGGCCGAAGCGTACCTCGATCGGGGGATCGGCACGCTCGATCAGTACGCGACGATCCCCAGCGGGGTCGACCTCGAGCCGTTCCGAGACGCGTCTCCGGCGGAGGACCTCCCAGGTGAGCGCCCGCGTGTTGTTATGATCGGCCGGCTCGCCGACGGGAAAGGGTTCGACGTCCTGCTCGATGCTGTAGCCGATATCCGTCAGGAGGCGTCGGTCTGTCTCGTCGGTGACGGGCCGCTGGCCGACACACTCGAAAGCGACATCGAAACGCGTGGTTTCTCCGATCGCGTTTTTCTCACCGGCTACCGGGACGACGTGCCGCGCGTGCTCGCAGCCAGCGACGTACTCGTGTTGCCGTCGTTCCGCGAGGGGACGCCGCGCGTCATCACCGAAGCGATGGCCGCCGGGCTTCCGGTCGTCGCGACGGACATCGCCGGAATCCCCAAGCAGGTCGAGCACGGCGAGTCCGGCTATCTGATTCCACCTGGTGACGACGCTGCGCTCGCCGATCGGCTGAACGAACTGCTCGCCGACCCGCAACTGCGCGAGCGCTTCGGCCGGCGCGGCTCCGAACGAGCGACCCGGTTCTCCGTCGAAGCGATGGTCGACGCGACGACCGACCTGTACGAATCGCTGCTGTCGGCGTCCCGTGTACATACTGGACGCTGA
- a CDS encoding ABC transporter ATP-binding protein, with translation MSDTEDIGRREQLRALLRVARYRPRLTALIIVGGIFAALLEGVGLGFILPIVEIVQSPGDPAQQADGIMLAFVRAYEFLGIPFTLGSVIVGVSAVLTVRWTLTFFVRWMRSALSIDYTRYLQRESFDHALDAQIEYFDQEGSDDILNAIVTQAEYAGRTIRFVINLIEQGFLTLMYLLVALVVAPSLTLFALVFLGGIAVLFRYIVEPGYALGDEVADANERIQQAAQAGTQGIRDTKLFGLKNELFEDFTDAVNRYASSSIKMRRNEQAIQNFYNLLTAVSVFVLIYVALRFANLSLGALGVFLFSMFRLGPKASSLNSKLYRIENNIPHLVRTQIFIEDLKQNSEPKQGSEPVPEEIQTVEFNDVHFSYTGQEDEALSGISFKLRKGEFIGFVGESGAGKSTIIALLARMYEPDRGRIQANRCSIHKMSINGWRARIAVVRQDPFIFNNTLKYNLTIGRRNVSKERLDKVARIAKINEFFDELPDGYETQLGDNGVRLSGGQRQRVSLARALLKDADILVLDEATSNLDSNLEKQVKSSIENMGQEYTIVGIAHRLSTVKNADRIYSVSDGEIVETGQHSELIDQNGPYAELYTIQSKE, from the coding sequence ATGAGTGACACCGAGGACATCGGTCGGCGCGAGCAACTCCGGGCGCTGCTCCGGGTTGCCCGATACCGGCCGCGCCTCACCGCACTGATCATCGTCGGTGGGATCTTCGCAGCGCTACTCGAGGGTGTCGGCCTCGGGTTCATCCTGCCGATCGTCGAGATCGTGCAATCGCCCGGCGACCCGGCCCAGCAGGCCGACGGCATCATGCTGGCGTTCGTTCGTGCTTACGAGTTCCTTGGAATTCCGTTTACACTGGGCTCGGTTATCGTCGGCGTGAGTGCCGTGCTGACCGTCCGGTGGACGCTGACGTTCTTCGTGCGGTGGATGCGGAGCGCGCTTTCGATTGATTATACGCGATATTTGCAGCGAGAGTCATTCGATCACGCGCTCGACGCGCAGATTGAGTACTTCGATCAGGAGGGATCTGACGACATCCTGAACGCGATCGTTACGCAGGCAGAGTACGCGGGGCGGACAATTCGGTTCGTGATCAATCTTATAGAACAGGGATTCCTGACGTTGATGTACCTCCTAGTCGCGCTAGTAGTTGCACCATCTCTCACGCTCTTTGCACTGGTGTTCCTCGGCGGTATCGCCGTGTTGTTCCGCTACATTGTGGAGCCAGGGTACGCACTCGGTGATGAGGTAGCGGACGCGAACGAGCGCATTCAACAGGCTGCTCAGGCGGGGACACAGGGGATACGTGATACCAAGCTGTTCGGGCTGAAGAATGAACTCTTCGAGGACTTTACAGATGCGGTAAATCGGTACGCCAGTTCGAGTATCAAGATGCGACGCAATGAGCAGGCGATCCAGAATTTTTACAATCTCCTGACTGCAGTATCGGTATTTGTGCTGATTTATGTTGCGCTCAGGTTCGCGAACCTCTCACTCGGGGCACTTGGTGTATTCTTATTTTCAATGTTTCGACTGGGTCCAAAAGCAAGTTCCTTAAACTCAAAATTATATCGTATCGAAAATAATATTCCTCACCTAGTTCGTACACAAATTTTTATTGAGGATCTCAAACAGAACTCCGAGCCAAAACAAGGTTCAGAACCGGTACCCGAAGAGATCCAGACAGTGGAGTTCAACGATGTACATTTCTCATATACAGGGCAAGAAGATGAGGCACTTTCTGGTATTTCTTTCAAGCTCAGAAAAGGCGAATTCATCGGGTTCGTTGGTGAGTCTGGTGCTGGAAAATCAACTATTATAGCACTCCTAGCTAGGATGTATGAGCCAGACAGGGGAAGAATCCAAGCCAATCGATGTTCAATACACAAGATGTCTATCAACGGATGGCGCGCACGCATTGCGGTGGTTCGCCAGGACCCATTTATTTTTAATAATACATTAAAATACAACCTGACTATTGGCCGGCGCAATGTGTCAAAAGAAAGGCTTGATAAGGTAGCCAGAATTGCCAAGATTAATGAGTTTTTTGATGAACTTCCGGATGGATATGAGACACAGCTTGGTGACAATGGTGTTCGGCTGTCCGGTGGCCAGAGACAGCGTGTTTCACTTGCGAGGGCACTGTTAAAGGACGCAGATATTCTGGTACTCGATGAGGCCACAAGCAACTTAGATTCGAACTTAGAAAAGCAAGTAAAGTCATCTATTGAAAATATGGGGCAGGAATATACGATCGTCGGTATCGCACATCGACTTTCAACGGTCAAAAACGCTGATCGAATCTACTCAGTCAGTGATGGAGAGATTGTTGAGACAGGTCAACATTCTGAGTTGATTGATCAGAACGGCCCATATGCTGAACTCTATACGATCCAATCGAAAGAGTGA
- a CDS encoding sulfatase-like hydrolase/transferase: protein MTNIAIVTLDTLRKDSFDEYFDWLPGIKFENVWSPGRFTSTAHAAMFCGLYPSELGVNSRSKDLATDRRTIAEILTSHGFRTTAISANPLVSPEFNFDRGFDSFYRAGRTRSSRPEIFDWASEIRKSTRSGLSRDIQLMYKCIRSDSNTAKSLKFGIDLKLNNIYSSIEVQNILKRIDFSENEFLYINIMDAHAPYTPPKEFQTVGYQEPSISERMGGYSSREITAQKEAYTNSIKFLSKQYKKIYNTLARDFDYIFTLSDHGELFGERNNLIRHMLGVPPELVHVPLCISGPELKNRNESPNRSLLEIYPTILNLAGITKESRGKDLLNESSEEHYLTECNGLAEAFRKQLLESNMTEKELSKWDRSRQGVTLSDGGYLFQNYEGKEEATQQAESSNQTISNVINKLNIDYCETSGGKNISEGTIAQLKDLGYR from the coding sequence ATGACGAACATCGCAATAGTCACCTTAGACACGCTTCGAAAGGATTCATTTGATGAGTATTTCGATTGGTTACCAGGAATTAAGTTCGAAAATGTTTGGTCTCCAGGGCGATTCACCTCGACCGCACATGCGGCGATGTTCTGCGGATTATATCCTAGCGAATTAGGAGTTAATTCTAGATCCAAAGATTTGGCCACAGATAGACGGACAATTGCTGAAATACTGACTTCTCACGGATTCCGAACTACGGCCATTAGTGCAAATCCGCTTGTTTCACCCGAGTTTAATTTTGACCGCGGTTTTGATTCTTTCTATCGGGCGGGACGAACTCGATCATCTAGGCCAGAAATATTTGATTGGGCTTCAGAAATACGAAAATCAACGAGATCTGGTCTGTCTCGTGATATACAATTGATGTATAAATGTATTAGGTCCGACTCGAATACAGCTAAATCGCTAAAATTTGGGATTGATTTGAAATTAAACAATATCTATAGTAGTATCGAAGTACAAAATATACTCAAAAGAATAGACTTCTCGGAGAATGAATTCCTCTACATAAATATCATGGATGCGCATGCTCCCTATACGCCACCTAAGGAATTCCAAACGGTGGGGTATCAAGAGCCATCTATATCCGAGAGAATGGGTGGCTACAGCTCTAGAGAGATAACAGCGCAAAAAGAAGCTTATACAAATTCTATAAAATTCCTATCAAAACAGTATAAAAAAATATACAATACTTTGGCTAGAGATTTTGACTACATATTCACTCTTTCTGATCATGGTGAGCTATTTGGTGAAAGAAATAATTTAATCAGACATATGTTGGGTGTCCCGCCAGAATTGGTCCATGTCCCATTATGTATTAGTGGACCTGAGTTAAAAAATAGGAATGAGTCCCCTAACCGTAGTTTATTAGAAATATATCCGACAATTCTGAATTTAGCTGGGATTACCAAAGAATCTCGAGGAAAAGATTTATTGAATGAGTCTTCCGAAGAGCATTATTTGACAGAGTGTAATGGACTTGCGGAGGCATTCCGGAAGCAGCTCTTAGAATCAAATATGACTGAGAAAGAATTATCTAAATGGGATCGCTCGAGGCAGGGAGTTACACTTTCAGACGGAGGGTATTTGTTCCAAAACTATGAAGGAAAGGAGGAAGCCACCCAGCAAGCAGAAAGTAGCAATCAAACAATTTCAAATGTAATTAATAAATTAAATATAGATTATTGCGAAACTAGTGGTGGGAAAAATATCAGTGAAGGAACTATTGCCCAGCTAAAAGACCTGGGATACCGTTAA